Proteins encoded together in one Musa acuminata AAA Group cultivar baxijiao chromosome BXJ3-6, Cavendish_Baxijiao_AAA, whole genome shotgun sequence window:
- the LOC103971006 gene encoding serine/threonine-protein kinase D6PK: MASKTISKSSFEQQPEASGSHKIEPNSCKPSQTLQPIKSDSNAANIQVTINQTMSKHALNDIKEDKGSIHHPGKAIFSSETNDTVPSDGQKQPMQQGVSTELNGVDVSGDKDKNSEQSGNDSFVSFVSAKVSDATSSMTADFVESTKSSLCRPSTNSDVSDESSCSSLSSSLNKPHKANDSRWEAIQMIRSRDRALGLSHFRLLKKLGCGDIGSVYLSELSGTKCYFAMKVMDKGALASRKKLLRSQTEREILQSLDHPFLPTLYAHFETDKFSCLVMEFCPGGDLHTLRQRQPRKHFSEQAVKFYVAEILLALEYLHMLGIIYRDLKPENVLVRNDGHIMLSDFDLSLRCAVSPTLINSDSESSRRNNSAYCVQPACVEPSCIHPSCVAPTTCFGPRLFSKSKSKDRKLKSETGNQVSPLPELIVEPTDARSMSFVGTHEYLAPEIIKGEGHGSAVDWWTFGIFMYELLFGKTPFKGSGNRATLFNVVGQPLHFPESPTVSFAARDLIRGLLVKEPQQRLAYKRGASEIKQHPFFEGVNWALIRCASPPEIPKSVDIERLPKPAALTNEKVAATKDQKGSNNYLEFDFF; this comes from the exons ATGGCTTCGAAGACTATATCAAAAAGCAGCTTCGAGCAACAACCTGAAGCATCTGGGAGTCACAAAATAGAACCAAATTCCTGTAAACCTTCACAGACTTTGCAACCAATCAAGTCCGATTCTAATGCAGCCAACATACAAGTAACTATAAACCAGACCATGTCAAAGCATGCTTTGAATGACATCAAAGAAGATAAAGGATCGATTCATCATCCTGGAAAGGCCATCTTTTCTTCTGAAACAAATGATACAGTTCCCTCAGATGGTCAGAAACAACCAATGCAACAAGGAGTTTCCACAGAACTAAATGGTGTGGATGTTAGTGGAGATAAAGATAAGAACTCTGAACAGAGTGGAAATGATAGCTTCGTAAGCTTCGTGTCTGCTAAAGTTAGTGATGCAACCAGCAGTATGACAGCTGATTTTGTTGAGAGCACAAAAAGTAGTTTGTGTAGGCCTAGTACTAACAGTGATGTCAGTGACGAGAGCTCATGTAGCAGTTTAAGTAGCAGCTTAAACAAGCCTCACAAAGCAAATGATTCAAGATGGGAAGCCATTCAAATGATCCGCTCGAGAGATCGAGCTCTCGGCTTGAGCCATTTTAGGCTGTTAAAAAAGTTAGGATGTGGTGATATTGGCAGTGTGTATCTATCAGAGTTGAGTGGGACGAAATGTTATTTTGCGATGAAGGTCATGGATAAGGGAGCACTAGCTAGTCGTAAGAAGCTTCTTAGATCTCAGACAGAGAGGGAGATACTACAATCTCTGGATCATCCATTTCTTCCAACACTTTATGCCCACTTTGAAACTGATAAATTCTCATGTTTGGTGATGGAGTTCTGCCCAGGTGGAGACTTGCATACCCTTCGTCAGAGGCAACCCAGGAAACATTTCTCAGAGCAAGCGGTGAA GTTCTATGTAGCAGAGATCCTCCTGGCATTAGAGTACCTACACATGCTTGGAATCATATACCGTGACCTCAAGCCCGAAAATGTTCTTGTTCGGAATGATGGCCACATCATGCTTTCTGATTTCGATCTCTCGCTTCGCTGTGCAGTAAGCCCAACATTGATCAATTCAGATTCTGAATCATCCAGGAGGAACAATTCAGCATACTGTGTGCAGCCTGCTTGCGTCGAGCCATCCTGTATCCATCCTTCTTGTGTTGCCCCTACAACATGCTTTGGTCCACGACTTTTCTCCAAATCCAAGTCCAAGGACAGGAAGCTGAAATCAGAGACCGGGAACCAGGTTAGCCCATTGCCAGAGCTCATAGTAGAGCCCACAGATGCTCGGTCGATGTCTTTTGTTGGTACACATGAGTACTTGGCACCGGAGATCATCAAGGGTGAGGGACATGGGAGTGCCGTTGACTGGTGGACCTTTGGTATCTTCATGTATGAGCTTTTGTTTGGGAAGACCCCATTCAAGGGATCAGGTAACAGGGCCACACTGTTCAATGTCGTCGGGCAGCCATTGCACTTCCCAGAGTCCCCAACAGTGAGCTTCGCTGCCAGAGATCTGATAAGGGGACTGCTTGTGAAGGAGCCTCAGCAACGGCTTGCATACAAGCGTGGGGCTTCAGAGATAAAACAGCATCCATTTTTTGAGGGAGTTAACTGGGCACTGATACGTTGTGCAAGTCCACCGGAGATCCCAAAATCCGTCGACATTGAACGGCTGCCAAAGCCTGCAGCATTGACAAATGAAAAAGTTGCAGCTACCAAAGATCAGAAAGGTTCCAACAACTATTTGGAATTTGATTTCTTCTAG
- the LOC103971007 gene encoding nucleotide-sugar uncharacterized transporter 2-like yields MGVWESILGKAGRRFVKRKDSDAGENGRALEQPQSSFYSDFHTSEGAKHQQQRLCGPFVAMTFNFIVAVGIIMANKVVMGKVGFNFPVALSLIHYVTSWLLMAIFKALSLLPASPPSKATPFSSLFLLGAVMSLATGLANVSLQHNSVGFYQMAKIAVTPTIVLAEFMIFNKKVSIHKVITLAIVSISVAVATVTDLEFNFFGACVALAWIVPGAINKILWSNMQQTGNWTALALMWKTSPITIFFFVALMPLLDPPGVLSFNWNWNNVAAIIISALFGFLLQWSGALALGATSATSHVVLGQFKTCVIMLGGYVFFNSDPGMISLCGAVVALSGMSFYTYLNMLKESAAASKKLLPKQNSFTLKPKSTMDDQKVGMDIVDSV; encoded by the exons ATGGGAGTGTGGGAATCCATACTGGGAAAGGCCGGGAGGAGGTTCGTCAAGCGCAAAGACAGCGATGCCGGAGAGAACG GTCGAGCACTGGAACAGCCGCAAAGTTCCTTTTACAGTGATTTTCATACTTCAGAAGGAGCAAAACATCAGCAACAAAGGTTATGCGGTCCATTTGTGGCAATGACCTTTAATTTCATTGTTGCTGTTGGAATAATCATGGCCAACAAAGTG GTGATGGGCAAGGTTGGGTTTAATTTCCCAGTTGCACTTTCTTTGATCCACTATGTAACTTCTTGGCTTCTCATGGCCATCTTCAAGGCACTCTCTCTACTGCCTGCTTCGCCTCCTTCTAAAGCCACaccattttcttctttatttctaTTGGGTGCAGTGATGTCTCTTGCCACAGGGCTCGCTAATGTCAGCTTACAACATAACAG TGTGGGTTTCTATCAGATGGCTAAGATAGCTGTCACTCCAACAATTGTTCTAGCTGAGTTTATGATTTTCAACAAGAAGGTTTCTATTCACAAG GTTATCACATTGGCTATTGTCTCAATCAGTGTGGCTGTTGCAACTGTCACTGATCTAGAATTCAACTTTTTTGGTGCTTGTGTAGCATTAGCATGGATCGTGCCTGGTGCTATAAATAAAATTCTATGGTCAAATATGCAACAAACTGGAAATTGGACTGCTCTTGC GTTGATGTGGAAAACTAGCCCAATCACTATATTCTTCTTCGTAGCTTTGATGCCTTTGTTAGATCCACCAGGTGTTTTATCCTTCAACTGGAATTGGAACAATGTGGCTGCCATCATCATATCAGCTTTATTTGGATTTCTCCTTCAGTGGTCTGGAGCTTTGGCACTTGG TGCGACATCTGCTACTTCTCATGTTGTTTTGGGGCAGTTCAAAACATGTGTCATTATGCTTGGTGGATATGTATTCTTTAATTCTGATCCGGGAATGATTAGTTTATGCGGTGCTGTTGTTGCTCTGAGTGGAATGTCATTCTATACTTACCTCAACATGTTGAAGGAGTCAGCAGCAGCAAGTAAGAAGCTACTTCCAAAGCAaaattcattcaccttaaaacccAAATCAACCATGGACGACCAGAAGGTTGGTATGGATATTGTGGATTCTGTTTGA